One genomic segment of Pagrus major chromosome 13, Pma_NU_1.0 includes these proteins:
- the LOC141007745 gene encoding protocadherin alpha-C2-like, with amino-acid sequence MARVVAPSRTRLIAAVFPFLALWGCALSITRYSIPEEMEEGSFVANLATDLGLDVRSLVERRAKLDVIHSKNYLDINKETGELIIREKIDRESICMTKTTSCFLKMDVILESPIRIFNIELEIMDINDNAPVFRRRTMHLDVSEATPPGERFSLTNAVDADVGANTIKTYYLSESKYFNIDIQAGSDGSKYVDLVLSGNLDREEHSVHNLILTAVDGGVPPRSGTASIVINVLDINDNAPLFSQPVFSVNVSENSAAGTVVMTLNATDLDEGTNAQLVYSYTLYTSEKTQELFSLDPNSGEIKVKGVIDYEESQSFEMYIQAQDRGANPLSGHCKVMVFVTDLNDNYPEVLIKSVKSSLTEDVAVGTLIAVITVSDRDSGANGVVELTLNQQRSLPFLLNKSSEGYFELLVSKPLDREIISKYDITLRVTDKGSPPLSENETITLEILDVNDNAPRFPQSFYTIHVMENNLPGALLTSLSALDPDLNENQYLVYFIMEKEIVNTSMSMLFSINPENGDLYALKTFDYEREREFLFHIEARDSGVPPLSSNVTVHIIILDQNDNTPLIVAPWRAQGSVVEEVIPRSTDKGHLVAKVIAIDADSEQNARVTYQLLQITDASLFSLDQYNGEIRTTRMFSYRDPRQQRLVIVAKDNGEPALSATVTIKISTVEHVMSFSETTELPIEYDVFTDLNLYLVIGLGAVSFLLLITILVIIVLKCQKPKPKAIKIPPANRNSVISRNSVISQRSSTIADSTLISSDAYWYSLFLAETRKGKVVVRQPIIPKGAGYFVSSIPRSIGPSETTDSRASTLEQPRRELP; translated from the exons ATGGCGCGCGTCGTCGCACCTTCACGGACGCGACTGATCGCGGCTGTTTTTCCATTCTTGGCACTATGGGGATGCGCGCTTTCCATCACTCGCTACTCTATACCGGAGGAGATGGAAGAGGGCTCCTTTGTTGCCAATCTGGCCACAGATTTGGGTCTGGATGTCCGCAGTTTGGTGGAGCGCAGGGCGAAGCTCGATGTCATTCACAGCAAAAATTACCTTGACATCAACAAAGAGACGGGGGAGCTGATAATCCGCGAGAAGATAGACCGGGAGAGCATATGCATGACTAAAACAACCTCGTGCTTCCTGAAAATGGATGTCATACTCGAGAGCCCCATTCGCATTTTTAACATCGAGTTAGAGATCATGGACATCAACGACAACGCGCCTGTGTTTCGCAGGAGGACAATGCACTTGGACGTATCGGAGGCAACCCCTCCCGGTGAGAGGTTCTCATTGACAAACGCTGTGGATGCGGATGTGGGGGCGAATACAATCAAGACCTACTATCTGAGCGAGAGCAAATACTTCAACATCGACATACAGGCCGGGAGCGATGGCTCCAAATATGTCGATTTAGTGCTGAGTGGTAATTTGGACAGAGAGGAGCATTCAGTTCATAATTTGATTTTAACCGCTGTGGATGGAGGGGTGCCTCCCCGCTCCGGCACAGCCAGCATCGTTATTAACGTCCTGGATATCAATGACAACGCCCCCCTGTTCAGTCAGCCGGTATTTTCTGTTAACGTCTCAGAGAACTCGGCTGCGGGGACTGTGGTCATGACCTTAAACGCAACAGACTTGGATGAAGGCACCAACGCTCAGCTGGTATACTCATACACGCTGTACACCTCAGAGAAGACTCAAGAGCTCTTCTCGCTTGATCCAAACTCTGGCGAGATCAAGGTGAAGGGGGTGATCGATTACGAAGAGAGTCAGAGTTTTGAGATGTACATACAGGCTCAGGACAGAGGGGCCAACCCGCTGTCAGGCCACTGTAAAGTCATGGTGTTCGTCACAGATCTGAATGATAACTACCCCGAGGTGCTGATCAAGTCTGTGAAGAGTTCGCTGACAGAGGATGTCGCTGTAGGGACTCTGATCGCAGTGATCACTGTCAGCGACAGGGACTCTGGGGCCAATGGGGTAGTGGAGCTCACCTTGAACCAGCAGCGGTCTTTGCCGTTCCTGCTGAACAAATCCTCAGAAGGCTACTTTGAGCTGCTGGTGTCAAAACCACTGGACAGAGAGATCATAAGCAAATATGACATCACGCTGAGGGTGACGGACAAAGGCTCACCGCCTTTATCTGAAAACGAGACCATCACCTTAGAGATCCTTGATGTCAATGACAACGCGCCCAGATTCCCCCAGTCCTTCTACACTATCCATGTCATGGAGAATAACCTACCAGGGGCGTTGTTGACATCTCTTAGCGCGCTTGACCCAGATCTCAACGAGAACCAGTACTTGGTTTATTTCATAATGGAGAAGGAGATTGTTAACACGTCTATGTCAATGCTGTTCTCCATCAACCCTGAGAATGGAGATCTTTATGCCCTGAAGACCTTCGactatgagagagagagggagttcCTCTTCCACATCGAGGCACGAGACTCTGGCGTTCCCCCGCTGAGCAGCAATGTGACAGTTCACATCATCATTCTGGACCAAAACGACAACACTCCTCTCATAGTGGCACCTTGGCGGGCGCAGGGCTCCGTCGTGGAGGAGGTCATCCCGAGGTCCACAGATAAGGGGCACCTGGTGGCCAAAGTGATCGCTATTGATGCAGATTCTGAGCAGAACGCCAGGGTCACGTACCAGCTCCTGCAGATCACCGATGCGAGCCTCTTCAGCCTGGATCAGTACAACGGTGAAATCCGGACGACGAGGATGTTCAGTTACAGAGACCCGAGACAACAGCGGCTGGTGATTGTTGCCAAAGACAACGGTGAACCTGCTCTCTCTGCTACTGTCACCATCAAGATATCAACAGTGGAACATGTCATGTCCTTTTCAGAGACTACAGAGTTGCCAATAGAGTACGACGTCTTCACAGACCTAAACCTCTACTTAGTAATCGGTTTAGGGGCTGTGTCGTTTCTGCTGCTGATAACCATCTTGGTTATTATTGTGCTGAAGTGTCAGAAACCAAAGCCAAAGGCCATCAAGATCCCTCCGGCCAACAGGAACAGCGTGATCAGCAGGAACAGCGTGATCAGCCAGAGAAGCTCCACCATCGCAGATTCCACCCTGATATCCAGCGATGCCTACTGGTACAGTTTGTTCCTTGCCGAGACCAGGAAAGGCAAGGTGGTCGTGAGACAGCCGATCATTCCCAAAGGAGCTGGGTATTTCGTTTCCAGTATACCCAGAAGCATAGGGCCAAGCGAGACCACAGACTCCAGAGCATCCACACTGGAG CAACCCAGAAGAGAACTGCCATGA
- the LOC141007248 gene encoding protocadherin-10-like, whose product MDTQGAKKRLYGRWHVVCRFALFTCFLDAVCGQIRYSIPEELEHGAFVGNIAEDLGLDLDKLSARRFRIVSGAKKQYVEVNLENGVLFVNERIDREELCEQSLSCSFHLQVVIENPLELYRVEMEILDVNDNSPSFPWTEFNLDISESAAPGSRFPLESAQDLDVGSNSLRTYLLSVNEHFLLDIQTRSDGSKFAELVLQSPLDREQQSAHQMVLTAVDGGAPERSGTAQIDITVLDANDNAPVFDQSFYRVRLAENAPKGTVVIKLNASDLDEGPNADITYSFSGHAPIKVRQLFSVDSRTGEIKVKGVIDYEKARMHEIYVQAKDKGPSAVAVHCKVLVNVLDKNDNLPEVILTSVSTPVQEDAPPGTVIAVISVMDKDSGENGNVDCEIPHQVPFQLHSSFKNYYTLVTCDFLDREAVAEYNITLTARDMGSPPLFTRKTILVQVSDVNDNAPHFKQPSYTVYLTENNAPGASICSVTAQDPDSGQNAYLSYSILEGDIQGMPVSTYVSINSDNGNIYALRSFDHEQLKNFQITVQAQDAGFPPLNSNVSVNIFILDQNDNPPVIVSPVPQNGTAPSEAVPRSADAGHLVTKISAVDADAGQNSRLFYQMLQATDPSLFSVALYTGEIRTIRQLVEKDPTRHRLVILVKDNGQPPLSATVSIILSVVDSLPDSQPDLGDLSLSPHHSSNLTLYLIVSLGAISFTFLVAIIVLVAVRRLKGRASNRESDFPSTSGCCGCCSRSETSTTTEVFKKSNLNVRMSSGASGCAESNSSGALPQVYCYKMCLTPESSKSDFMFLKPCSPVMSAQQNNSKSTDYLTSGWSALDRNDLTNNRAATPNELKYLNKDWTWTKNQRNSAYKRYSSGNMEGTLSRQQKYDAGGFSCSVAPQYWTWGNHMKECKMSLQEGAGPNYSWAPKYTQPQSEPPDYQHNVYIPGTASDYSTLKLAPRGELDMYNTFSTFGKKKRFISHYEQSFDRDDGLISNPIFN is encoded by the exons ATGGACACACAGGGGGCGAAGAAAAGACTGTATGGGAGATGGCATGTTGTGTGCCGTTTTGCGTTGTTCACTTGTTTCTTGGATGCAGTCTGCGGACAGATTCGCTACTCCATCCCTGAGGAACTGGAGCATGGAGCTTTTGTTGGCAACATTGCAGAGGACCTGGGTTTGGACCTGGACAAGCTGTCTGCGCGCAGATTCCGGATAGTCTCAGGTGCCAAGAAGCAGTATGTGGAGGTAAATTTAGAAAACGGAGTTTTGTTTGTCAACGAGAGAATTGATCGTGAGGAGCTGTGCGAGCAGAGTTTGTCCTGCTCTTTTCACCTGCAGGTGGTCATAGAAAACCCTCTGGAGCTGTACAGGGTGGAGATGGAAATTCTGGACGTGAACGACAACTCTCCTAGCTTCCCGTGGACCGAGTTTAACCTGGACATATCTGAGTCCGCTGCGCCTGGATCACGTTTCCCACTTGAGAGCGCACAGGACTTGGACGTCGGATCCAACTCGCTCCGCACCTATTTGCTGAGCGTCAACGAGCATTTCCTTTTGGATATCCAGACGCGCAGTGATGGCAGTAAATTTGCAGAACTGGTCCTGCAAAGCCCGCTGGACAGGGAGCAACAAAGTGCACATCAAATGGTCCTGACGGCGGTGGACGGGGGCGCGCCGGAGAGATCCGGCACTGCGCAAATTGATATCACCGTTTTGGATGCGAATGACAACGCGCCTGTGTTTGATCAGTCGTTTTACAGAGTGAGGCTCGCCGAGAACGCACCCAAAGGCACAGTTGTCATAAAACTCAACGCGTCCGATTTAGACGAGGGTCCCAATGCTGATATCACTTATTCTTTCAGCGGCCACGCTCCCATCAAAGTGCGCCAGCTTTTCAGCGTGGACTCGCGCACGGGGGAAATCAAAGTCAAGGGAGTGATAGATTATGAAAAAGCCAGGATGCATGAAATATATGTTCAGGCTAAAGATAAAGGCCCCTCGGCTGTAGCAGTTCACTGTAAAGTGCTGGTGAACGTCCTGGATAAGAACGACAACCTGCCAGAGGTGATCCTGACTTCGGTGTCCACACCTGTGCAGGAGGACGCGCCCCCTGGGACGGTGATCGCCGTCATCAGTGTCATGGACAAAGACTCAGGTGAAAACGGGAACGTGGACTGTGAGATCCCGCATCAGGTCCCGTTTCAGCTGCACTCATCCTTTAAGAACTACTACACGTTGGTAACCTGTGATTTTCTGGACAGAGAGGCGGTGGCAGAGTATAACATCACCCTGACCGCCCGAGATATGGGCTCTCCGCCTCTATTCACGAGGAAAACTATTTTGGTTCAAGTGtctgatgtgaatgacaacgcGCCCCACTTCAAGCAGCCATCATATACTGTGTATCTGACCGAGAACAACGCGCCCGGAGCTTCCATTTGCTCTGTGACCGCACAGGATCCAGATTCGGGTCAGAACGCATACCTGTCCTATTCTATACTGGAAGGGGACATACAGGGGATGCCCGTGTCCACATACGTGTCCATAAACTCAGACAACGGGAACATTTACGCGCTGAGATCCTTCGATCATGAGCAGCTCAAAAACTTTCAGATCACAGTACAAGCTCAAGATGCCGGTTTTCCGCCTCTGAACAGCAACGTGTCAGTGAATATCTTTATTTTGGACCAAAACGACAATCCACCTGTGATCGTGTCACCGGTTCCGCAGAATGGAACAGCACCCAGCGAGGCAGTGCCCAGATCTGCGGACGCCGGTCACCTTGTCACCAAAATCAGCGCGGTGGACGCAGACGCGGGTCAAAACTCGCGTCTCTTTTATCAAATGCTCCAAGCGACGGACCCGAGCTTATTCAGCGTCGCTCTATACACAGGCGAAATCAGGACAATACGCCAGTTGGTGGAGAAGGACCCCACGAGGCACAGACTGGTCATTCTCGTGAAGGACAATGGTCAACCGCCGCTCTCGGCCACAGTTTCCATCATCCTGTCAGTGGTTGACAGCCTGCCAGATTCGCAGCCCGATTTGGGTGACCTGTCACTAAGCCCGCATCACAGCTCCAACCTCACCCTGTACTTAATCGTGTCTCTGGGCGCAATCTCCTTCACGTTCCTGGTGGCTATCATCGTCCTGGTTGCAGTGCGCAGACTGAAGGGCAGAGCGTCCAACAGAGAGTCCGACTTCCCCTCCACGAGcggctgctgcggctgctgctctCGCTCGGAGACGTCCACCACCACAGAGGTGTTCAAGAAGTCCAACCTGAATGTCCGGATGTCCTCAGGCGCGTCGGGCTGCGCGGAGTCAAACAGCAGCGGCGCGCTTCCCCAGGTGTACTGCTACAAAATGTGTCTGACACCGGAGTCGTCCAAAAGTGACTTCATGTTCCTGAAGCCTTGCAGTCCGGTGATGTCAGCTCAGCAGAATAACTCCAAGAGCACAGATTACCTGACTTCTGGCTGGAGCGCACTGGACCGGAATGACCtgaccaacaacagagcagcgaCCCCGAACGAG CTTAAGTATTTAAACAAGGACTGGACCTGGACAAAGAACCAACGCAACTCAGCATACAAGAG GTATAGTTCAGGAAATATGGAGGGCACTCTTTCCCGCCAACAAAAATACGACGCCGGTGGGTTTTCCTGCTCTGTAGCTCCACAGTACTGGACCTGGGGAAATCACATGAAGG AATGCAAGATGTCTCTTcaagagggagcaggtcctaACTACTCATGGGCTCCAAAGTACACTCAGCCTCAGTCGGAGCCACCTGACTACCAGCACAATGTATACATACCCGGCACCGCGTCCGACTACAGCACTCTGAAGCTGGCACCCAGAGGAGAGCTGGATATGTACAACACATTCTCCActtttggaaagaaaaagagattcATCTCACACTACGAACAGTCTTTTGACAGAGATGATGGCCTCATAAGCAATCCCATCTTCAATtga